In Vicia villosa cultivar HV-30 ecotype Madison, WI unplaced genomic scaffold, Vvil1.0 ctg.001083F_1_1, whole genome shotgun sequence, one genomic interval encodes:
- the LOC131633168 gene encoding uncharacterized protein LOC131633168, with translation MKSAVACGKFSGFKFNAGEECFSHLQYADDTLIIETNGWGNIRIIKENLMLFEVISGLKVNFHKSLLVGINIEHDWIKEVAVILNCKVGSTPFKYLDLPIGANPGRNSTWQPVVEIVRARLASWKHKKLSIGVPVIIINSVLSAILVYFLSFFKAPTGTLCKLESLFKHFLWGGSEDERKINWEKWEKMCRPIEEGGLGIKKLKAFNDALLGKWIWKTNTEKESLWYRALVNRYEACEGIIRREDNNSLIWWRDIKMLNAGIGEGVNSFSVKEAYKKIISGSMAPDEPFLAKVWKKSIPIKVSYFVWKALQNRVATKENLYSTCGLISRWLGIYVVFQNEGLPHLLHFEGLMGVGRSIVSRLNNMDRNDVEHFEGEK, from the exons ATGAAAAGTGCAGTGGCGTGTGGAAAATTCTCAGGTTTCAAATTCAATGCGGGCGAAGAATGCTTTTCCCACCTACAATACGCTGATGATACTTTGATAATTGAAACAAATGGGTGGGGAAATATTCGAATCATTAAGGAAAATCTGATGCTATTTGAAGTGATATCGGGTCTTAAGGTAAACTTCCATAAAAGTCTACTAGTAGGTATCAACATAGAGCATGATTGGATTAAAGAAGTGGCAGTTATCCTAAATTGTAAGGTGGGAAGCACACCTTTTAAATACCTGGATCTTCCAATTGGAGCAAACCCGGGGAGGAATTCGACGTGGCAACCAGTAGTTGAAATAGTGAGAGCCAGGCTGGCAAGCTGGAAGCATAAGAAGTTGTCCATCGGAGTTCCGGTTATTATCATAAATTCAGTTTTGTCGGCTATTCTAGTTTACTTTCTCTCTTTTTTCAAAGCTCCAACAGGTACCTTATGTAAACTTGAGTCTCTTTTCAAGCATTTTCTTTGGGGAGGGAGTGAGGACGAGAGGAAAATAAATTGGGAGAAATGGGAAAAAATGTGTAGACCTATAGAAGAGGGGGGTTTGGGGATAAAAAAATTGAAGGCATTCAATGATGCCCTTTTAGGCAAATGGATATGGAAAACTAATACAGAAAAGGAAAGTTTGTGGTATAGAGCCCTAGTTAATCGATACGAGGCTTGTGAAGGAATTATTAGGCGCGAGGATAACAACAGCTTGATATGGTGGAGGGACATAAAGATGTTAAATGCAGGAATAGGCGAGGGTGTTAACTCCTTTTCAGTCAAGGAGGCATACAAGAAAATTATATCGGGGAGCATGGCCCCGGATGAACCGTTTCTAGCAAAGGTTTGGAAAAAGTCAATACCAATAAAGGTGTCTTATTTTGTATGGAAAGCTCTTCAAAATAGGGTAGCTACTAAAGAAAACCTATACA GTACATGTGGTTTAATTAGTAGATGGCTTGGGATTTATGTTGTATTTCAAAATGAAGGTCTACCCCATCTTCTGCATTTTGAAGGTCTGATGGGAGTTGGGAGAAGTATAGTTAGTAGGCTCAACAATATGGACCGCAATGATGTGGAACATTTTGAAGGCGAGAAATGA